From a single Serratia surfactantfaciens genomic region:
- a CDS encoding barstar family protein → MAKVEFDFEQIQDVPAFYRDFAHKFALNEEFGANLDALWDVVTGDIGLPVEIEFTHLNARSKRRFGAIILLFEEAEEELEGSLRFNIRESSGEPAHHRG, encoded by the coding sequence ATGGCAAAAGTAGAGTTTGATTTTGAGCAGATCCAGGATGTGCCGGCCTTCTACCGCGATTTCGCGCACAAGTTTGCGCTGAACGAGGAGTTTGGCGCCAACCTCGACGCGCTGTGGGACGTGGTGACCGGCGATATCGGTTTGCCGGTGGAAATCGAGTTCACCCACCTGAATGCCCGCAGCAAGCGTCGTTTCGGCGCGATCATTCTGCTGTTTGAAGAGGCGGAAGAAGAGCTGGAAGGCAGCCTGCGTTTCAATATCCGCGAAAGCAGCGGCGAACCGGCGCATCACCGGGGATGA
- the pmbA gene encoding metalloprotease PmbA yields MKVVTQVAEQRKALEQAVSQALELARAGSDAAEVAVTKSTGISVSTRFGEVENVEFNSDGALGITVYHRQRKGSASSTDLSPDAIARTVQAALDIARYTSEDPCAGPAEKELLAFEAPDLDLFHPIELDADRGIELAARAEQASLAADKRITNTEGGSFNSHYGIKVFGNSHGMLQSYCSSRHSLSSCVIAEQDGDMERDYAYTIGRAMGDLQSPEWVGQECARRTLARLAPRKLSTMKAPVLFASEVATGLFGHLVGAISGSSVYRKSTFLLDSLGKQILPAWLTVEEHPHLLKGLASTPFDSEGVRTQRRDIVKDGVLQTWLMTSYSARKLGLHSTGHAGGIHNWRIAGQGADFAGMLKQLGTGLVVTELMGQGVSGVTGDYSRGAAGFWVENGEIQYPVSEITIAGNLKDMLRNIVSVGSDIETRSNIQCGSVLLPEMKIAGQ; encoded by the coding sequence ATGAAAGTAGTCACTCAAGTTGCAGAACAGCGCAAGGCGCTGGAACAGGCCGTTTCTCAGGCGCTGGAGCTGGCCCGCGCCGGTTCCGACGCGGCGGAAGTCGCGGTCACCAAATCGACCGGCATCAGCGTCAGCACTCGCTTCGGCGAAGTGGAAAACGTCGAGTTCAACAGCGATGGCGCGCTGGGCATTACCGTGTATCACCGCCAACGCAAAGGCAGCGCCTCATCCACCGATCTCAGCCCGGACGCCATCGCCCGCACCGTGCAGGCGGCGTTGGACATCGCGCGCTACACCTCGGAAGATCCTTGCGCCGGCCCGGCGGAGAAAGAGTTGCTGGCGTTTGAGGCGCCGGATCTCGATCTGTTCCACCCGATCGAACTGGACGCCGATCGCGGCATCGAGCTGGCGGCGCGCGCCGAGCAGGCTTCGCTGGCGGCGGACAAGCGCATCACCAACACCGAAGGCGGCAGCTTCAACAGCCACTACGGCATCAAGGTGTTCGGCAACAGCCACGGCATGCTGCAAAGCTACTGTTCCAGCCGTCACTCGCTGTCCAGCTGCGTCATCGCGGAGCAGGACGGCGACATGGAGCGGGATTACGCTTACACCATCGGCCGGGCGATGGGCGATCTGCAAAGCCCTGAGTGGGTGGGTCAGGAGTGCGCCCGCCGCACGCTGGCGCGTCTCGCGCCGCGCAAACTGTCGACCATGAAGGCGCCGGTGCTGTTCGCTTCCGAGGTGGCCACTGGGCTGTTCGGCCATCTGGTGGGCGCCATCAGCGGCAGCAGCGTTTATCGCAAATCCACCTTCCTGCTGGACTCGCTCGGCAAGCAGATCCTGCCGGCGTGGCTGACCGTCGAGGAGCATCCGCATCTGTTGAAAGGGCTGGCGTCGACGCCGTTCGACAGCGAAGGCGTGCGCACCCAACGGCGTGATATCGTCAAGGACGGCGTGCTGCAGACCTGGCTGATGACCAGCTATTCGGCGCGCAAGCTGGGCCTGCACAGCACCGGCCATGCCGGCGGCATCCATAACTGGCGCATTGCCGGGCAGGGCGCCGACTTTGCCGGCATGCTGAAACAGCTTGGCACCGGCCTGGTAGTCACCGAGTTGATGGGGCAGGGCGTCAGCGGCGTCACCGGCGATTACTCGCGCGGCGCCGCCGGTTTCTGGGTGGAAAACGGCGAAATCCAATATCCGGTCAGCGAGATCACCATCGCCGGCAACCTGAAAGACATGCTGCGCAACATCGTCAGCGTTGGCAGCGATATCGAAACCCGCAGCAATATCCAGTGCGGTTCGGTGCTGTTGCCGGAAATGAAGATCGCCGGCCAGTGA
- a CDS encoding ribonuclease, with protein MNKRILLAIVIAVVIAVFSALRGNEHRAIGGNPAVTQAPASAGQPQSIDRLTQQQTVVSYLQQHQRLPDYYVTKKQAREQGWDPRSGNLCSVLPGKAIGGDRFSNREGQLPTAGGRVWREADINYQCGRRGADRLLYSSDGLIFVTRDHYKNFIRVE; from the coding sequence ATGAACAAGCGGATTCTGTTGGCGATCGTCATCGCCGTCGTTATCGCCGTTTTCAGCGCCTTGCGCGGCAACGAGCACCGAGCGATCGGCGGCAACCCGGCGGTAACGCAGGCACCGGCATCGGCGGGGCAGCCGCAGAGCATCGATCGACTCACGCAGCAGCAAACGGTGGTGAGTTACCTGCAGCAGCATCAGCGCCTGCCGGACTATTACGTCACCAAGAAGCAGGCGCGCGAGCAGGGTTGGGATCCGCGTTCAGGCAACCTCTGTTCGGTATTGCCGGGCAAGGCGATTGGCGGCGATCGATTCTCTAACCGTGAGGGGCAGTTGCCGACCGCCGGCGGCCGGGTTTGGCGCGAAGCGGACATCAATTACCAGTGTGGCCGGCGCGGCGCCGATCGCCTGCTGTATTCGAGCGACGGTCTGATCTTCGTCACGCGCGACCATTACAAAAACTTCATTCGTGTGGAGTGA
- the cybC gene encoding cytochrome b562 yields the protein MQNTLKALAALALLAASSLAVAADLGDDMDTLAENYKTVLNTDSAATLKQSLQNMRAAAQDAKLGTPPKLEDKAADSPEMQDFHRGLDTLIGQIDQALALASQGKVAEAKQVAQGFKQTRDANHKKFR from the coding sequence ATGCAGAATACCCTGAAAGCGCTGGCGGCGTTGGCGCTGCTGGCGGCCAGTTCGCTGGCGGTCGCCGCCGATCTCGGCGACGATATGGACACCCTGGCGGAAAACTACAAAACGGTGCTGAATACCGACTCCGCCGCCACCCTCAAACAAAGCCTGCAGAACATGCGCGCGGCGGCGCAGGATGCCAAACTAGGCACCCCGCCGAAGCTGGAGGACAAAGCCGCCGACAGCCCGGAAATGCAAGATTTTCATCGCGGATTGGATACCCTGATCGGCCAGATCGATCAGGCATTGGCGCTGGCCAGTCAAGGCAAAGTCGCCGAAGCGAAGCAAGTGGCGCAGGGCTTCAAGCAGACCCGCGACGCCAACCACAAGAAATTCCGCTAA
- the yjgA gene encoding ribosome biogenesis factor YjgA yields MNKQPEDWLDDVPENENEDDDEIIWVSKSEIKRDAEALKDLGAEMVDLGKNALDRIPLDEDLRAAIELAQKIKKEGRRRQLQLIGKMLRARDIEPIQTALDKLKNRHNQQVSLFHKLEALRDRLVEEGDDAIPSILDLYPAADRQQLRSLVRNAQKEKAANKPPKAYRQIFQYLRELAEAAD; encoded by the coding sequence ATGAACAAACAGCCTGAAGACTGGCTCGACGATGTCCCGGAGAATGAAAACGAGGACGATGACGAGATTATCTGGGTCAGTAAAAGTGAAATTAAACGTGATGCCGAAGCGCTGAAAGACCTGGGGGCCGAAATGGTCGATCTGGGCAAAAACGCGCTGGACCGCATTCCGTTGGACGAAGATTTGCGCGCCGCCATCGAGCTGGCGCAAAAGATCAAGAAAGAAGGCCGTCGCCGTCAGCTGCAGCTGATCGGCAAGATGCTGCGCGCCCGCGATATCGAGCCGATCCAGACCGCTCTCGACAAGCTGAAAAACCGCCACAACCAGCAGGTTTCGCTGTTCCATAAGCTGGAAGCGCTGCGCGACCGCCTGGTGGAAGAAGGCGATGACGCTATCCCGTCGATCCTGGATCTGTACCCGGCCGCCGATCGCCAACAGCTGCGTTCACTGGTGCGCAACGCGCAGAAAGAGAAGGCCGCCAACAAGCCGCCTAAGGCTTACCGCCAGATCTTCCAATACCTGCGCGAACTGGCCGAAGCGGCCGACTAA
- a CDS encoding AraC family transcriptional regulator codes for MRNVRIDDFDHVARAVIAIGTDYPPGHLLPMHSHRRAQLLYGATGVMHVFTQQGNWVVPPQHAVWLPPQMPHAVRMVGVTTRSLYLEPGALSAAQPQVCQVVSVTPLMRQLLMAAVDMPLEYEQAGRDGALATLLLHELARLQPLPLHIPLPADPRLGELCHAFLQHPDAHDSAQQWAPRLYMSIRTFSRFFRAQTGMPFSQWRQRACVVLALALLAEGCSVTQVAMEMGYDSSAAFSTMFRRVLGQAPSAYLTEDGREG; via the coding sequence ATGCGCAATGTTCGCATTGATGACTTCGACCATGTAGCGCGCGCGGTGATCGCCATCGGTACCGACTATCCGCCGGGGCATCTGCTGCCGATGCACAGCCACCGGCGCGCGCAGTTGCTGTACGGCGCCACCGGCGTGATGCACGTTTTCACGCAGCAAGGCAATTGGGTGGTCCCGCCACAGCACGCGGTGTGGCTGCCGCCGCAGATGCCGCACGCGGTGAGGATGGTCGGCGTCACCACTCGCAGCCTGTACCTCGAACCCGGCGCCTTGTCCGCCGCACAGCCTCAGGTATGCCAGGTGGTCAGCGTCACCCCGCTGATGCGCCAGCTGTTGATGGCGGCGGTGGATATGCCGCTGGAGTATGAGCAAGCGGGACGCGACGGGGCGCTGGCGACCCTGCTGCTGCACGAGCTGGCCCGGCTGCAGCCCTTGCCGCTGCATATCCCGCTGCCCGCCGATCCGCGGCTCGGCGAGCTGTGCCACGCCTTTTTGCAGCATCCCGACGCCCACGACTCCGCGCAGCAGTGGGCCCCGCGTCTGTACATGAGCATTCGCACCTTCAGCCGCTTCTTTCGCGCGCAGACCGGTATGCCGTTTTCGCAATGGCGCCAGCGCGCCTGCGTGGTGCTGGCGCTGGCGCTGCTGGCGGAAGGGTGCAGCGTGACGCAGGTGGCGATGGAGATGGGGTATGACAGCAGCGCGGCGTTTTCAACCATGTTTCGCCGCGTGCTGGGGCAGGCGCCCTCTGCCTATCTGACGGAGGATGGGCGCGAGGGTTGA